In one window of bacterium DNA:
- a CDS encoding sugar transferase, which translates to MTKLRRYILFVGMDVVFVLLAFYCTSLFKGHGIYRFFLSYEAPLLTFASVWIFGSLVGQKYGIRRDLSMNDATKIVFRTNVILLLVITAVVLYGQFDHSRGVLLGAMVFTTAFELLATYVYTLDLELGRASKQREKLEELPRLEFDKELERAVEEWRMDTALHDTIIEQAGTTAFAFIRRHLGEHPGETLFISTTEQFSIQAQPEGYYRNIVNLHRINDFQYINKFLEAVNERLPAGGVFVGCVETQMQRKNRLLEKYPPLLNWIYYPLDYVFKRVFPKLPVTKQIYFLLTRGNNRVLSRAESLGRLYSCGFEVLGEVDSKNRLYFAARKIKAPAFDMSPTYGPLVKLRRHGKDGKIIGVYKMRTMYPFAEYLQEYVYRQDGLAEGGKFKDDFRVTGLGRFMRKLWLDEFPMFLNVLKGELKLVGVRPLSRHFFSLYAEDLQKRRVQHKPGLVPPFYADMPKTLDEVMESERRYLDAYDEAPIRTDVRYFLSAMYNILLRQARSN; encoded by the coding sequence GTGACAAAACTTCGCCGCTATATACTGTTTGTCGGTATGGATGTGGTGTTTGTCCTCCTGGCGTTCTATTGTACCTCCCTGTTCAAGGGACATGGGATTTATCGCTTCTTCCTCAGCTATGAAGCTCCGCTCCTGACCTTTGCGTCGGTGTGGATTTTCGGGTCGCTGGTGGGGCAGAAGTATGGGATTCGCCGCGATCTGAGCATGAATGACGCGACGAAGATCGTATTTCGCACGAATGTCATCCTCCTGCTTGTTATCACGGCGGTGGTGCTGTACGGACAGTTTGACCATTCACGTGGGGTTCTGCTCGGCGCCATGGTCTTCACTACGGCATTCGAGCTGCTGGCGACTTACGTCTATACTTTGGATCTCGAACTCGGCCGTGCCAGCAAACAGCGCGAGAAGCTGGAAGAGCTTCCTCGACTGGAGTTTGATAAGGAGTTGGAGCGTGCGGTGGAAGAGTGGCGGATGGATACCGCTCTCCACGATACGATTATCGAGCAGGCGGGCACGACCGCCTTTGCATTTATTCGTCGTCATCTCGGCGAGCATCCGGGTGAGACCCTCTTCATCTCCACGACCGAGCAATTCAGCATCCAGGCGCAGCCTGAAGGGTATTACCGGAATATCGTCAACCTGCATCGCATCAACGATTTCCAGTATATCAACAAGTTCCTCGAAGCAGTTAATGAACGCCTCCCCGCCGGAGGCGTATTCGTGGGCTGCGTGGAAACACAGATGCAGCGCAAGAACCGCTTGCTGGAGAAGTATCCACCGTTGCTTAACTGGATATACTACCCCTTGGACTACGTGTTCAAGCGTGTCTTTCCAAAGCTGCCTGTGACGAAGCAGATTTATTTCCTGCTGACACGCGGTAATAACCGTGTGCTATCGAGGGCGGAATCTCTGGGACGCCTCTATTCATGTGGATTCGAGGTGCTGGGAGAGGTGGATTCCAAGAATCGACTGTATTTCGCCGCTCGCAAAATCAAGGCCCCCGCATTCGATATGAGTCCCACCTACGGTCCACTCGTCAAACTGCGTCGTCACGGGAAGGATGGCAAGATCATCGGCGTTTACAAAATGCGCACCATGTATCCATTCGCGGAGTATCTTCAGGAGTATGTCTACAGGCAGGATGGACTCGCGGAGGGTGGGAAGTTCAAGGATGACTTCCGCGTGACAGGACTCGGACGCTTCATGCGCAAGCTCTGGCTGGATGAATTTCCAATGTTCCTGAATGTTCTCAAGGGGGAACTCAAGCTCGTGGGTGTGCGTCCCCTCAGCCGGCATTTTTTCAGTCTGTATGCAGAGGACCTGCAGAAACGCAGGGTGCAGCACAAGCCAGGCTTGGTGCCGCCTTTTTACGCGGACATGCCAAAGACACTCGATGAGGTCATGGAGTCCGAGCGCCGCTATCTCGATGCGTACGATGAAGCGCCAATCAGGACAGATGTTAGGTACTTTTTAAGCGCAATGTACAATATTTTGCTTCGTCAAGCACGTAGCAATTGA
- a CDS encoding acyl carrier protein yields the protein MNTEDKILEIVNLILQNRQRKTLSGIEGPTRLRDDIGFDSLDLAELTVRIEAEYDVDIFENGIVSTIQEVYDKISSK from the coding sequence ATGAATACAGAAGACAAGATTCTTGAGATTGTCAATCTGATATTGCAAAACAGACAGAGAAAGACTTTGTCTGGAATTGAAGGGCCCACGCGTTTGCGAGATGACATTGGTTTCGATTCGCTGGACCTGGCAGAACTGACGGTTCGGATAGAAGCAGAGTATGATGTCGACATTTTTGAAAACGGTATTGTATCGACCATCCAAGAAGTATACGACAAGATTAGTAGTAAATGA
- the gmd gene encoding GDP-mannose 4,6-dehydratase: MKTALITGITGQDGSYLAELLLEKGYTVHGIMRRSSSFNTGRIDHLYNDPSVYNEKLFLHYGDMTDSSNLNRLLEKIDPDEVYNLAAQSHVKVSFEVPEYTAEVDAVGTLRFLDAIKETGVKTRFYQASTSELYGKVREIPQTETTPFYPRSPYAVAKIYGYWIVVNYREAYNLYACNGILFNHESPRRGETFVTRKITRAAARIKEGLQDKLVLGNLDAKRDWGYAPEYVDAMWRMLQQDVPDDFVVATGETHTVREFTMIAFRELGIELDWEGKEDKEIGRNRGDGKVLVEVSPRYYRPTEVEILIGDPAKAKEKLNWEPQVKFEELVKIMAQSDHEKVLRRGY; encoded by the coding sequence ATGAAGACCGCTCTAATCACCGGCATAACCGGCCAGGATGGCTCTTACCTCGCAGAGCTCCTGCTCGAGAAAGGCTACACGGTTCATGGCATCATGCGTCGCAGTTCATCTTTTAACACCGGCCGTATTGACCATCTGTACAATGATCCGTCGGTGTATAATGAAAAGCTGTTTCTGCACTATGGTGATATGACGGATTCAAGTAATCTGAATCGGTTGCTCGAGAAGATCGATCCGGATGAGGTGTATAATCTCGCAGCGCAGAGTCATGTGAAAGTCTCCTTCGAGGTGCCGGAGTATACGGCGGAAGTGGATGCGGTTGGGACGCTGCGCTTCCTGGATGCGATCAAGGAAACCGGCGTGAAAACGCGTTTCTACCAGGCGTCTACCAGCGAGTTGTACGGAAAGGTGCGCGAAATACCGCAGACAGAGACCACACCGTTTTATCCGCGTTCACCCTATGCCGTTGCAAAGATTTACGGTTACTGGATCGTCGTGAACTACCGGGAAGCATACAACCTTTATGCATGTAACGGTATCCTGTTCAACCATGAGTCACCGCGTCGTGGCGAGACCTTCGTCACACGTAAAATCACACGCGCAGCGGCGAGGATTAAGGAGGGACTGCAGGACAAGCTGGTGCTCGGCAACCTGGATGCCAAGCGCGACTGGGGTTACGCTCCCGAGTATGTCGATGCAATGTGGCGCATGCTGCAGCAGGATGTTCCGGATGATTTTGTGGTAGCGACCGGTGAGACGCATACCGTGCGCGAATTCACGATGATCGCATTTCGTGAGTTGGGGATTGAATTGGACTGGGAAGGTAAGGAAGATAAGGAAATCGGACGCAACCGGGGTGATGGCAAGGTGTTGGTGGAAGTCAGTCCCCGTTACTATCGTCCTACCGAGGTCGAAATCCTGATCGGTGATCCGGCCAAGGCGAAGGAAAAGCTCAACTGGGAGCCGCAGGTGAAATTCGAGGAACTGGTTAAAATCATGGCGCAATCGGATCACGAGAAGGTCCTGCGTCGCGGATACTGA
- a CDS encoding glycosyltransferase family 4 protein yields the protein MMDAVLFYSHARRESVVQRHTALSTRAFVAVNSMDTKKLAEVRSQLTRDGKIESGVEKGAALHLLYFGKLVKSKRILDLLDAFTLLRAKHSNVTLTVIGGGELESMVRERAESEGFRYLGEIHDVEATAPILEAMDVLVLPGAVGLALVHAYAFGLPVITYASTETGPFHGPELEYLRHGENGLLSNPGPEALSNTIAMLIEDRELLLAMKANALDTEESEANIERMVDGFRQAIAYVTAGKA from the coding sequence ATGATGGACGCTGTGCTGTTCTACTCCCATGCAAGAAGGGAAAGTGTGGTTCAGCGTCATACAGCATTGTCCACTCGTGCCTTCGTAGCTGTAAATAGTATGGACACCAAAAAGCTGGCCGAAGTGCGTTCGCAATTGACGCGTGACGGCAAAATTGAATCCGGTGTTGAGAAGGGCGCTGCTTTACATCTTCTGTACTTTGGTAAGCTTGTTAAAAGCAAGCGTATCCTCGACCTGCTTGATGCGTTTACATTGCTTCGCGCAAAACATAGTAATGTAACTCTGACAGTAATTGGCGGGGGTGAACTTGAAAGTATGGTAAGAGAGCGAGCTGAGAGCGAGGGCTTTCGCTATCTCGGCGAAATTCATGACGTCGAAGCAACGGCGCCAATTCTTGAAGCAATGGATGTGCTCGTATTGCCCGGCGCGGTGGGACTCGCCCTCGTGCATGCGTATGCATTTGGACTTCCCGTAATCACCTATGCATCAACCGAAACAGGCCCATTTCATGGACCAGAACTCGAATATCTGAGACATGGTGAAAACGGGTTGCTGTCCAACCCCGGTCCTGAAGCACTTTCCAACACCATCGCGATGCTGATAGAAGACAGAGAGTTGTTGCTTGCGATGAAGGCAAATGCACTGGACACTGAGGAGAGCGAAGCAAATATCGAGCGCATGGTGGATGGCTTCCGCCAGGCAATTGCGTATGTAACAGCCGGAAAAGCCTGA
- a CDS encoding GDP-L-fucose synthase has protein sequence MDKNAKIYVAGHTGMVGSAIWRKLELDGFSNLVGKSIDELDLTKQSAVQKFFDEEKPYYVFLAAARVGGIYANNVYRGEFIYQNLAIQNNVIHTAHEHGVKKLLFLGSSCIYPKHAPQPMQEEHLLTGELEPTNEPYAIAKIAGLKMCESYKRQYGDDFISAMPTNMYGMNDNFDLKNSHVLPALIRKFHLAKLLQQGGGTRIRTDLECGSTRREVEGASDEDLERLLASFGVTADSVEVWGTGAPRREFLHVDDCASALVYMMQNYNGEQHLNVGTGEDISIRELAELVKDIVGFEGEIRFNDEYPDGTPRKLMDVSRLKNLGWAPAISLEEGIKRVYDFYCESTSA, from the coding sequence ATGGACAAAAACGCAAAAATTTACGTTGCCGGACACACCGGCATGGTTGGTTCTGCCATCTGGCGGAAGCTGGAATTGGATGGATTTTCCAACCTTGTCGGGAAATCCATTGATGAACTCGATTTGACGAAGCAGTCCGCCGTGCAGAAATTCTTCGATGAGGAAAAACCATACTATGTCTTCCTGGCCGCCGCCCGTGTGGGTGGCATTTACGCGAACAACGTGTATCGCGGCGAGTTCATTTACCAGAACCTGGCAATACAGAATAACGTCATTCACACAGCGCATGAGCACGGTGTAAAGAAGCTGCTTTTCCTGGGCTCGTCCTGCATTTACCCGAAGCACGCCCCTCAGCCCATGCAGGAAGAACATCTGCTTACCGGTGAGCTGGAACCGACGAATGAGCCGTACGCGATCGCGAAGATTGCGGGACTCAAGATGTGCGAGTCGTACAAGCGTCAGTATGGGGATGACTTCATCTCCGCCATGCCGACGAATATGTACGGGATGAATGACAACTTCGATTTGAAGAATAGTCATGTGCTGCCGGCACTTATTCGCAAATTTCACTTGGCAAAGCTGCTGCAGCAGGGAGGGGGAACACGGATTCGCACGGATTTGGAATGCGGATCTACGCGGAGGGAGGTGGAGGGCGCTTCGGACGAAGATCTGGAAAGATTATTGGCTTCTTTCGGTGTGACAGCGGATTCCGTTGAGGTGTGGGGGACGGGGGCGCCGAGGAGGGAGTTTCTGCATGTGGATGATTGTGCGTCGGCGTTGGTGTATATGATGCAGAATTACAATGGTGAACAGCATTTGAATGTCGGGACTGGAGAGGATATTTCCATTCGTGAGCTGGCTGAGCTGGTGAAGGATATCGTGGGATTTGAAGGGGAGATTCGTTTCAACGATGAGTATCCGGATGGCACACCGCGAAAGCTCATGGATGTGAGTCGGTTGAAGAACCTGGGATGGGCGCCAGCTATTTCGCTGGAGGAGGGTATAAAACGCGTGTACGATTTCTACTGTGAGTCGACTTCTGCCTGA
- a CDS encoding fatty acid--CoA ligase family protein, whose protein sequence is MKDLFYIDPAHESTKTWQNLIEDVRAIKIYQPIYSSSDSYRIFVNIILSLLIGRPITLIDHDISEYERGIILDDSESRIEKQVIKQPVLDADISKETLTSLIQDVEDSWCITLFTSGTTGKPKSVVHSFKSITRSIKQSPAHQDDVWGYTYIPTHMAGVQVFFQAVLNGNPLVDLSGGNALDLGDIIRKYGVTSISATPTFYRVNMPYFGICDNVRQLTIGGEGYEKTLLDTLRKGFPNARLRNVYASTEAGALLASTGEEFVVKESFKLLVKVVENELWIHRDALGDGVVQDEEWYRTGDSVEILSEDPTRFRFVGRKEEMINVGGNKVNPKDVEDALRQYPGIVDVHVYGKRNSVLGNIVCCDIVSEESAICESAIRTYLAERLQEYKIPRIIKFVDRVETTRSGKTKRG, encoded by the coding sequence ATGAAAGATCTCTTTTACATTGATCCAGCTCATGAATCCACCAAGACATGGCAAAATCTTATTGAAGATGTTCGCGCGATAAAGATATACCAGCCAATCTACAGTAGTTCGGATTCCTACAGGATATTTGTCAATATTATTCTATCGCTATTGATCGGGCGGCCAATAACGTTGATAGATCATGATATTAGTGAGTATGAACGAGGCATAATACTGGATGATTCTGAGTCGAGGATTGAGAAGCAAGTAATTAAACAGCCAGTTTTGGATGCCGATATTAGCAAGGAGACGTTGACGTCCCTGATTCAAGATGTCGAGGATAGTTGGTGTATCACCTTGTTTACATCTGGCACGACAGGGAAACCAAAGAGTGTGGTGCACAGTTTTAAGTCCATTACCCGTTCAATTAAACAGTCGCCCGCACATCAGGATGATGTATGGGGATATACGTATATCCCGACCCACATGGCAGGGGTGCAGGTGTTTTTCCAGGCTGTACTGAATGGAAACCCGTTGGTAGATCTATCGGGTGGGAATGCATTAGATCTTGGAGATATCATTCGAAAATATGGCGTTACGAGTATCTCCGCCACACCAACGTTTTACCGAGTGAATATGCCTTACTTTGGGATTTGCGACAATGTGAGGCAGTTGACCATTGGTGGTGAAGGGTACGAAAAGACGTTGCTCGACACGCTTCGCAAAGGCTTCCCCAACGCAAGACTCAGGAATGTGTATGCATCAACAGAAGCTGGGGCACTGCTTGCAAGTACTGGTGAGGAGTTTGTGGTAAAGGAGTCGTTTAAATTGCTCGTAAAGGTGGTTGAGAATGAACTGTGGATACATCGTGATGCACTTGGAGATGGTGTGGTTCAGGATGAAGAATGGTATCGGACAGGTGATTCTGTTGAGATTCTTTCGGAAGATCCTACACGATTCAGATTTGTAGGCAGGAAGGAGGAAATGATAAATGTTGGTGGAAACAAGGTCAATCCCAAGGATGTTGAGGATGCGCTGCGCCAGTATCCTGGAATTGTGGATGTGCATGTATATGGGAAACGCAACAGCGTACTTGGAAACATAGTGTGTTGTGATATTGTGTCCGAAGAAAGCGCGATATGTGAATCCGCCATTCGAACCTATCTGGCCGAGAGGTTGCAGGAGTACAAAATACCAAGAATTATTAAATTTGTTGACCGAGTAGAAACGACGAGATCAGGGAAAACGAAAAGAGGATGA
- a CDS encoding glycosyltransferase family 2 protein, whose translation MKVLSVVIPVYNERDTILGVVEKVRSVVLPEGMRMEMIIVDDCSNDGTYERMQSHFNKGCSDSVQLLRHERNLGKGAALHTGIKEANGDVLVIQDADYEYDPEEYNVLLAPVIDGHADVVYGSRFKGGRPHRVLFFWHTIGNQILTAISNMFTNLNLTDMETCYKVFRVDVIKNIDLKEQRFGFEPEVTAKISKIKGLRIYEVGISYYGRTYEEGKKIGWVDGFRALYCIVKYNTFWK comes from the coding sequence ATGAAAGTGCTGTCAGTAGTAATACCTGTTTACAATGAGCGAGATACCATATTGGGTGTTGTTGAAAAAGTACGATCTGTCGTATTGCCCGAAGGGATGAGGATGGAGATGATAATAGTAGATGATTGTTCTAACGATGGGACATATGAGCGTATGCAGAGTCATTTTAATAAAGGTTGTAGTGATAGTGTACAGCTGCTAAGACATGAACGTAATTTAGGAAAGGGAGCCGCCCTGCATACAGGGATAAAGGAGGCAAACGGCGATGTTCTTGTTATTCAGGACGCAGACTACGAGTATGACCCGGAAGAATACAATGTATTATTAGCCCCCGTGATTGATGGCCACGCCGATGTTGTTTACGGGTCGCGATTCAAAGGGGGGAGACCACACCGTGTCCTGTTTTTCTGGCACACGATTGGGAATCAGATTCTAACAGCGATCTCAAATATGTTTACAAATCTTAATCTTACGGATATGGAGACGTGCTACAAAGTCTTTAGAGTAGATGTGATCAAAAATATCGACTTGAAGGAGCAGCGTTTCGGATTTGAGCCTGAGGTTACCGCAAAAATTAGCAAGATAAAGGGTTTACGGATTTATGAGGTTGGGATCTCCTATTATGGTCGTACATATGAGGAAGGAAAGAAAATCGGCTGGGTCGATGGCTTCCGAGCACTCTATTGCATTGTCAAGTACAATACATTCTGGAAATAA
- a CDS encoding DUF354 domain-containing protein, translating into MKLLFYMGHPAHFHLFKHVIADLKGLGHETVILIKKKDVLEELLRATGWEYHNILPEGRGDSKVGLAMGMLKRDYRMWGLVAKTRPDLLVGTSVEISHVGKFFGIPSVNVNEDDWDVVPLYAKLAYPWASSILAPVGCRMGRWESKTVFYRGYHELAYLHPNRFIPDQSVMRQYFQSDRPYAVLRFSSLNAHHDEGIRGITDNLAAQLIERLEPHMDVWITSERLLSERFESMRMPIDPSDMHHVLACAEIYIGDSQTMAAEAGVLGTPFLRYNDFVGRISYLDDIENHYQLGYGVPGSQPGLLLRRLEELLSVQNRRDVWSQRRNGMLHDKIDVSDWMLHYLLEFNGKER; encoded by the coding sequence TTGAAATTGCTCTTCTACATGGGCCACCCGGCCCACTTTCATTTGTTCAAGCATGTCATTGCTGACTTGAAGGGATTGGGGCATGAGACCGTTATCCTGATCAAAAAGAAGGATGTGCTTGAAGAATTGCTGCGGGCGACGGGGTGGGAGTACCATAATATTCTGCCTGAAGGACGCGGGGATTCGAAGGTAGGGCTGGCGATGGGGATGCTGAAAAGGGACTATCGCATGTGGGGACTGGTGGCGAAGACGCGGCCGGATTTGCTGGTCGGCACCAGTGTCGAGATCTCGCATGTCGGGAAGTTTTTCGGTATCCCGAGCGTGAATGTAAATGAAGATGACTGGGATGTTGTCCCACTTTATGCAAAACTTGCATATCCCTGGGCGAGCAGTATTCTGGCTCCTGTCGGATGCCGTATGGGACGTTGGGAATCGAAAACGGTGTTCTATCGTGGCTACCATGAACTGGCATACCTGCATCCGAACCGTTTTATACCTGATCAGTCGGTGATGCGTCAGTATTTTCAGTCTGACAGACCGTATGCCGTGTTGCGCTTCTCCAGCCTGAACGCGCATCACGATGAGGGGATTAGAGGGATTACAGACAATCTCGCGGCGCAACTCATCGAACGCCTCGAGCCGCACATGGATGTGTGGATTACTTCGGAGCGGTTGTTGTCCGAACGGTTTGAGTCCATGCGCATGCCTATCGATCCTTCGGATATGCACCATGTGCTCGCCTGCGCCGAGATCTATATTGGCGACAGTCAGACAATGGCAGCGGAAGCGGGGGTACTGGGTACGCCTTTTCTGCGCTACAATGACTTTGTGGGACGTATCAGTTATCTTGACGACATAGAGAATCACTATCAACTCGGATACGGTGTGCCCGGGAGTCAGCCGGGACTCCTCCTTCGCAGGTTGGAGGAGTTGTTGAGCGTACAGAATCGCCGGGATGTCTGGTCGCAGAGGAGAAACGGGATGCTGCACGATAAAATTGATGTATCCGACTGGATGCTGCACTACCTTCTGGAATTCAATGGCAAGGAAAGGTGA
- a CDS encoding class I SAM-dependent methyltransferase — protein sequence MEMFDEDHVGRETLEAISIATRFNSWMYSSIRQYCTGLVLEIGSGIGNISQCIIDDGHDAVLTDYSMRYVEHLSRRFAGLHNLRGVCYFDVAQQHLERDEPEHVDRYDTVVILNVMEHIRDDVNVVRNIKSVLKPGGTAIILVPAFQSLYCDLDRELGHYRRYSRSQLAGVVEKGGLQVSTEYAFNSLGVLGWLYSGKFRQKHQISTSSMSVFEKVVWVAKLLDAATLKKVGLSRIVVAINDE from the coding sequence ATGGAAATGTTTGATGAAGATCATGTTGGAAGAGAGACTCTAGAAGCGATATCAATAGCTACCAGATTCAATTCGTGGATGTATTCCTCAATACGCCAATATTGCACCGGGCTAGTTTTAGAAATAGGTAGTGGGATTGGAAATATCTCTCAGTGCATTATAGATGATGGCCATGATGCAGTGTTGACAGATTATAGTATGCGATATGTTGAGCACCTGTCTAGGAGGTTTGCTGGCCTCCATAACTTGCGTGGCGTGTGTTACTTTGATGTCGCTCAACAACATTTAGAACGCGATGAGCCGGAGCATGTCGACAGATATGATACTGTTGTAATCCTAAATGTAATGGAGCATATCCGAGATGATGTGAATGTAGTGAGAAATATAAAGTCCGTGTTGAAGCCTGGTGGCACTGCTATCATCCTCGTCCCCGCCTTTCAATCGCTATACTGTGACCTTGATAGAGAGCTTGGTCATTATCGCAGATATTCACGTTCGCAATTGGCCGGAGTAGTTGAGAAGGGTGGCTTGCAAGTGTCAACAGAATATGCTTTCAACTCGCTCGGCGTACTTGGCTGGCTGTATTCTGGGAAGTTCAGACAGAAGCACCAAATCTCTACGTCGAGCATGTCAGTTTTCGAGAAAGTGGTGTGGGTGGCCAAATTGCTGGACGCCGCGACCTTAAAGAAGGTGGGGTTGTCTAGAATCGTTGTTGCAATCAATGATGAATAG
- a CDS encoding bi-domain-containing oxidoreductase, with product MKQLIQNLKDGMMQIHSVSAPQKTYGKILVKSTATVISGGTEGKTVLDARKSYIGKAKSRQREVRQVIELARSNGVRDTYNLVMNKLEAYSALGYAAAGSVLGVANDVRGFSIGDRVVCGGADAAHAEVLSVGKNLCAKVHDGTDMRHAALATIASIAMQGVRQADLNLGERCAVIGLGLIGQLTMQLISAAGATPIGFDIDSRAIKLAKICGFRHSFSSDSDSAAQQIALLTDGIGVDAVIITAGTSSLQPVNFAGEICRKKGKVVVVGAVPTGFERKNFYRKELDLRMSSSYGPGRYDAQYEEQGIDYPIGYVRWTEQRNMQAYLDLLADGKLNIEPLITHEFPIERAKEAYDMILAKQEHFCAVLLKYDTEKEIEHTVWNPAKANAIAPKPGSAQPGVAFIGAGSFAQNMILPNLRDQVDFVGISTRHGNTSRYVMDKYGFSYATDDASKIMTDDKVDALFVMTRHDTHAQYVLQAIEAGKDVFVEKPLALFPEELESIAQKYAETAYLSRVMLGFNRRFAPHIAELKRMFDDAQPKAIQYRVNAGILPPDHWVHDPNVGGGRIVGEACHFIDLAMFIAGAPITSVSAHETASGSKLRDTVSVSLGFANGSSATISYFSNGSKKLSKEYLEVFCNGVSAVVDDFSVMMVYGEKERKVKLKKQDKGHAAGVKAFIDAIKEGKPAPIPFEEIYLSSRATFAVLESIRDRKMVHL from the coding sequence ATGAAACAACTTATTCAAAATTTAAAAGACGGCATGATGCAGATACATAGCGTGTCTGCGCCACAGAAAACATATGGTAAGATATTGGTCAAGTCCACGGCTACTGTTATTTCCGGTGGGACTGAGGGCAAAACTGTCTTGGATGCTCGTAAAAGTTACATTGGCAAGGCTAAATCGCGTCAGAGGGAAGTACGGCAAGTTATTGAACTTGCTCGCTCCAACGGTGTAAGGGATACCTACAACCTTGTCATGAACAAGCTTGAGGCCTACTCTGCCCTCGGCTATGCAGCTGCAGGGTCTGTCCTAGGCGTGGCAAATGATGTGAGGGGATTTAGTATTGGAGACCGTGTTGTTTGCGGTGGGGCTGATGCAGCACATGCCGAAGTGTTGTCTGTTGGGAAGAATCTATGTGCCAAGGTTCATGACGGAACGGATATGCGACATGCCGCACTGGCGACTATCGCATCCATTGCAATGCAGGGAGTGCGTCAGGCGGATCTGAATCTGGGTGAGCGCTGTGCTGTTATTGGTCTCGGCCTCATTGGTCAGCTTACAATGCAATTGATTTCCGCTGCTGGCGCGACTCCGATCGGGTTCGATATCGATTCTCGTGCAATTAAACTGGCAAAAATCTGTGGCTTCCGGCATTCTTTTAGTTCTGATTCAGATAGTGCAGCGCAGCAGATTGCTCTTTTGACTGATGGTATTGGAGTTGATGCAGTGATCATAACTGCTGGAACGTCATCTCTGCAACCAGTGAATTTCGCTGGAGAAATCTGCCGGAAGAAGGGCAAAGTTGTTGTTGTTGGTGCCGTTCCGACGGGGTTTGAGCGCAAGAACTTTTATCGCAAAGAGTTGGATCTGCGGATGTCGTCATCTTACGGTCCCGGACGCTATGATGCGCAGTACGAGGAACAGGGGATCGATTATCCGATCGGTTATGTGCGCTGGACGGAACAGCGGAACATGCAGGCTTACCTGGATTTGCTTGCAGATGGAAAGCTGAATATCGAACCGCTGATCACGCACGAGTTTCCGATCGAACGTGCGAAAGAGGCGTATGATATGATACTGGCGAAGCAGGAGCATTTCTGCGCCGTCCTACTGAAATACGATACAGAAAAAGAAATTGAACACACGGTGTGGAATCCTGCGAAAGCAAATGCCATAGCGCCGAAGCCAGGGAGTGCTCAGCCAGGCGTCGCATTCATCGGTGCTGGTTCTTTCGCGCAGAACATGATTCTACCGAATCTGAGAGATCAGGTAGACTTCGTCGGAATCTCGACCAGGCATGGCAATACGTCACGATATGTGATGGACAAGTATGGTTTCAGCTATGCGACGGATGACGCGTCAAAAATCATGACTGATGATAAAGTGGATGCACTTTTCGTCATGACGCGTCACGATACGCACGCGCAGTATGTGTTGCAGGCAATAGAGGCAGGGAAGGATGTGTTCGTGGAGAAGCCGTTGGCACTTTTCCCGGAGGAATTGGAGTCAATCGCACAAAAATATGCAGAAACTGCATATTTATCTCGGGTCATGCTGGGCTTCAATCGCCGCTTTGCGCCGCATATTGCTGAGCTCAAGCGCATGTTCGACGATGCACAGCCCAAAGCGATACAGTATCGTGTAAATGCAGGGATCTTGCCTCCGGACCACTGGGTGCATGATCCCAACGTTGGTGGGGGGCGCATTGTAGGAGAAGCCTGCCATTTCATCGATTTGGCCATGTTCATCGCTGGTGCGCCGATCACCTCCGTTTCAGCCCATGAGACTGCCTCAGGAAGCAAGCTGAGGGATACGGTATCGGTGTCGCTGGGTTTTGCAAATGGCAGCTCGGCGACAATCTCATATTTCTCGAATGGCAGCAAGAAACTGTCGAAAGAATATCTGGAGGTGTTCTGCAATGGGGTGTCGGCTGTGGTGGATGATTTCAGTGTGATGATGGTGTATGGTGAGAAAGAACGGAAGGTGAAGTTGAAGAAGCAGGATAAGGGGCATGCGGCTGGGGTGAAGGCGTTCATCGATGCGATCAAGGAGGGGAAGCCGGCGCCTATTCCGTTTGAGGAGATCTATTTGTCGTCGAGGGCGACGTTCGCGGTGCTCGAGTCTATTAGAGATCGAAAAATGGTTCACCTATAA